Genomic segment of bacterium:
ATTTTCGTTCTTACTTTGATGCTGCCCTCATGGACAAAGAGACTATTAAACATCTTGAAGAATATAACATCGAAAAGATAGACTCTAAATTTAAGAGTAAGGAATCTGAAACTTGTAGTCGTAATAGTATTTTAACGACCATGCTTACTTGCCAAAAATTAGGCGCTGATAAAATCAAGCTCTTAAAATATACTAACTCAGGAGAAGTTACCGGCATTCAACATCAGACGGTAGGTTATGCCTCCTTAGTTCTTTATGATCTCTTGGAATTAAGTGAAGAAACAAAAAAGTGGCTCTTAACTTTTGCTCGGCAAAGCTTGGAAGAATACTTAAGATTTAAAAGACTCCAAACTATTAAAGAAAAAGATCCTTTTTTAAATCAAGAACTTGGAGTCTATCTTACTATAAAGAAAGGAAAAGCTACTCGTGGATATTTAGGATATGTTTTGCCCTTTAAGCCCTTATATCAATCTATCTCAGATGGAGTAATAAAAGCAGCGACTGAAGATCTAAAATATCCACCTTTAACGATAGAAGAACTTCCTGAAATAAAGATTGAAATTTCTGTCTTATCTAATATGGAGAAAATAAATGATTCTAATTTAATAGAAGTTGGAGTTCATGGTCTCTATGTGAATAAAGACTGGCAATCAGTGTTGATTTTACCTGGCCAAGCAGTGGAAAATAAATGGAGCGGTGAAGAATTCTTAGAAAAAGCCTGTCAAAAAGCAGGCCTTAGTCCAAAAGCATGGAAAGATAAAGAAGTAGAAATTTACACCTTTACGGCTCAAACTTTTTCTGAATAAGTAAATATAGTAGTTATTAACGAAAACCAGCCATAGGAAATAATACCGAGTAATAAAAGATAAACTTGTTTGCCCTC
This window contains:
- the amrB gene encoding AmmeMemoRadiSam system protein B; translation: MIKIGHLLFFLFLFSFFNFSAAQETKTSTLENEYYSGSTSLLLRDVEFFLKKCEKIPVYGKILGLITSHGNYKTSGQTAAYAYRTLKGKKIDTVIIIGPSHNLKFPGASIYAKDYYLTPLGKVPVNLELAKTLIMENEFITFYSDPYSKEHSIEAQLPFLQRTLQNFQILPILIGDDDKDIYLSLSEALLKHLKDQNILIIASANLSNFRSYFDAALMDKETIKHLEEYNIEKIDSKFKSKESETCSRNSILTTMLTCQKLGADKIKLLKYTNSGEVTGIQHQTVGYASLVLYDLLELSEETKKWLLTFARQSLEEYLRFKRLQTIKEKDPFLNQELGVYLTIKKGKATRGYLGYVLPFKPLYQSISDGVIKAATEDLKYPPLTIEELPEIKIEISVLSNMEKINDSNLIEVGVHGLYVNKDWQSVLILPGQAVENKWSGEEFLEKACQKAGLSPKAWKDKEVEIYTFTAQTFSE